The Hoplias malabaricus isolate fHopMal1 chromosome X2, fHopMal1.hap1, whole genome shotgun sequence genomic interval GCCGTGGTGCACTGTGTCTGTTCCCCCCTCGGAGGCGATAGTGAGAAGGCACAGTGAACACTGATGGACACACCTGGAAAgctgagagcgagagagaaatgagaattGTAAATAGGAGTCTCTGcctacattatatattttcaaGGCATAATTACAAGCATGATATCCATGTTTTCCCATGGTTAATGGTAgctaattattttgttttattttttttttcaactacAAAAGCAACATGCGCATTGTTGCAGTGTTCAATGTTAACTGAAATTCCTATTCtataaaaacagtaaataacacTAGCTTACTAccaaaaaataacaacattttttatCAAATATGCCTTGCTAACAAATTTTTCATGTTAATATTTCCAAGACTGTGCACCCCTAGCATTGGCCAATGTGGCGTACTTGAGGCGTTGCTGCTCTGTCCAGCCTCCTCTGTGATTGGTGATGGTGTAGCAGACATTTTACTGGCATCCAGAGGCTCGTCCGTACTGCACTGATTAACATTTCCAAACGTGATGCGGGCGTTCAAGACATGGAACAGAGGAATTTCTGCCAGAAAATAAAAGCCAGATGAGACAgttatacatacataaatatttcttttatatatgtataaaaatattcaatacagcttatttattcattcattcatttatttatgaataataaaatatctgaatTAAGTCAATATCAACTGAAGAATGCTTTTTGAGACATCCTTTTCCTCATATGTCAATACTTACCGATCTTGACAGGAAACCCTGGCGGGAAGCGGAGGGTGATGAAATCTCGGAGACGTGCAAAGTGTGTGCTAGTTCGGGCCATCAGGTCTATGATGGGGGTCACCTGCTCCACCAAAGAGAGGGGGTGCTCTTCACTCATCCATAGTGTGCCCTTAaacctaaaataaacaaataaataaatagcattttaaaaaattagttAAAAGTCAGACATTCATGTTATGATATGAAACTTACACCATACTAGTACCAACAGATAGTGTAAAAGCCACTTGTAAATTTCTGTGGAACAACGGAACTGTTGATGAACTTGTGGATCATGCAATGTACACACTTATAATCCACCAGAAGGTAGGTAAGAACAACACATTTTGGTTAAAGTTTCAGATCTGTTTAGTTCAAAGAAGGTAGCAGAGAGGGACTGCACACCTTATGAGAATCAGAACACCTTGCCACACAAAAGAAAGCccccaaaaaaatacaaatctaaAGCACATTTACCTCTGGGTTCTGATAGTTAGCTCAATAGGTCTGCCAATGTCTCTGTCTTTCAGGTCAAATTCTGGATTAAAATAttcctctggagtgatggctGTGGGGTTTGTGGCTGTGGCATACTCCAGAGTCAAATCCTGCCAAAAGATATTGGTTCATGTAACGTTAATTAGTTAAAATTTCAGctcctttttcatttctgctcctCACAACATGAATAATAGGGTTATGTTTGAGATTTTTCTTATTTTGCATCTTGTAATGAAAATATTAGGACCATACCATCAAATGAACTGGCCAACTGAACTGCTCCtatgaattcattttttttttactttatgaattaaactcacCCCCTGAGCACTGATCTGCTGTTCTACTGTTCCCAGGAAAGATTCCAGGATATTCCTTTCAcctgaaacacagaaaaacctgaccactgaagaacagggtgaaagggggctaacaacgtatgcagagcTACATGTGGACatttgtctgtaattgtagaactacaacaaGCACCCATTTGGTCAGGAGAAGATATAATGGACATGTGTAGCAAACAAGGACGGTGATTTTTGCGTATCAGTGCATATAAAACAAGTTTCACTGGGTATTCGTAAGAGCAACAGGGCAATGCGCCACCAAAAGGGTAAAGGAAATAAATTGGTCTATCACATTCTACTATACTAGCTGTTAGTATTATACTAGCTGTGCCTGTGCTAGACAGTTTGTCCTGCCTCTGATTATCACAGTCCAATCAGCGTCAAGTTTTGTTCCAGAGTACCgccaaaacactcagacattttTCCAAAGTTCAAATATCAGTCCACACTCACTAAAAACTAATTGGTAGCCTGCTTGgttcaataaaacaaaatgaatgaaccaCAAAAACGTTGTCGCAGGCACCACTTTTCAAGTGGGTTCAAGGAATTCTAGCTCATGTTTTCATCATATGTAATTTTGGCATTCAAAGTGGTCACCAGGGGTGGGGGTATTTCAGGGTATGTGTTTTCATCTATAGTTTAGGAAAGAaaattgaatataaaataagGCCTGGAATTTCACCTCAAACAATTTAGACAGAATCTTAGATAATATATTACACTCAGTTAAACACTGTGTCATGATACCCAATAGACACATACTTTTTATTCGAGCCTTCTCTTCGTCTGTGAGGTGCTCCGTCCTTGTCCGGATCACAAGGTTCACATTATTTACTGAGAAGACctgccaaaaatatatataaaatatacacaagtcagccttattgtccattttatcagccccATAATCAGAGCTGCTATTTTCCACTTTTGCGTCACGAGGGAACTCAAAGCCAGGAGTAAAATTAGGGCATTTACAGCAGGATAACAACACAGTACACTGAAGGTACTGTAGTGGACTATAAATAATGAAAGAAGCATGTTTATTGAAAATTAGACTATACTTTTAAGaccattattacatttttcaaaaaccTATCTTAGTGTCTATCAAATGAACGAAAGTGCTTACCTTTGCTTCAAATCCATTTACCACCTCTGTTCTGTCCGTTCTCCAACCCCAGATTCCAGATTTACACCTGGAAAATGAATCAGTactaaattattaatatatagaGAACCCTTGCAATGTCATATGTTTGCCATATCGCTCCAGTCCTATTGTAGGAAACCAGTGAATTGCAACAGTTCACACATTTCACACCATCATTTCACAATATGCAGccgtttatatatttataaactgaCATATTAGAGCGAACCAAAAAGCTCATATAGAGCTGTGCTaagaatatcattcattcattatctgtaaccgcttatccaattcagggtcgcggtgggtccagagcctacctggaatcattgggcgcaaggcgggaatacaccctggagggggcgctaagAATATCAATAATAACTAAAATTCTGAAAATTTCTTATAAATTTGAAGGCATAATTGGTAGaataaaagcatgaaatgcAAAACATGGAATTATTTTTGGTGTTGTATTAAGAATTCGTTTGAACTAAATTTTTTATCATgttttgtgtgcttgtgtgtgataAGCCGTCTTATATTTTACTGCTACTGACCACATCCAACAGACATGTAAAGGGGGATCTGCAGCTTCTTTTGAGAAGCACAAAGAGTTACCTCTCAAAGGAGATGTCCTTGGTGTCCAAGTAGGTGTTGATGATGGGTGTAGTCAGGCGTTTGGCTACTTCTTGCTCATTCGGCTGCATGGAGTCCAATGTCACTTCCTCCATCTCTCTGGAAATATCAAAGCTGTCAGTGTCCACCACTTCCTCATCATGGTTCACCTCCATTATTTCCGCACAGCTGTctgtacacatgcacacacagaaatTAGATCATTTAACAAAATTCACTGATTAACAGTTATAGCAATAGACCTTTATTAGTTTTAAATGACATCATGTCTGTATAAGGAAGTTTACACGTAAGCAGTTACTCTTCATGGAAAAATGGTTCACCATGAATATCAATGCAAAATGAATACTGATGCAAGCCTATTAAGTATCAATGCAATCATTAATCAGATTAATCATATTATGAGCACAGTTTAAATATAAGAAGAGTTTTATAGTAACTGGTTTAttcacatatacatacacatttcagttaaaaaaatccctgatctaaacatttttttccactCACACAGAGCTGTCATTTTCAAATgctatgataattacacaggtGCACACACTGCTAAATAAAGCGGGGCTAATTGGGACTTTGTTGGTGTATATTgcagatgtttttttgtgtgcttgtgtgtatgtaccCTCTCCTTTGAAGATGTAGCTGCGTCTCCCTCTGATCCAGGTCATGTTCTCAAAGCCCAGCAGCGTAGCGTCCACTCTGAGACTGGCTCCACTTTTCCAGATACGACACACATCGCTTGGACACACTCGGGACACGAGaggaactacagcacaaacacaaaaaactcCATCGTATCACAATGACTTTTAAATTGCTAACATTCTATATTTCTCATCTTTCGTGTACCTGAGCTCTAGGTACAAATTTGTGCATGAACCAAAACAGTCAGACATAATATATATGATCTTTCTGTTGCTGTGCCTTTAAAAtggacatatgcaaatgagctctgAGGCTTTTCCTTTTTTGCGTCTAACCACAAAAGCCTTTTATTTGAAATGTGCAAAAAAGCTGCTTCAGTTTCTCCATGGGTGGGGACTACTACAACTGTGATGGCTGAGTAAACAGGACTAAACTTtgtacatatacacaaacagatgtgagaatgaaaaaaatatggcACTTACTCCAACTGGTGAACTCCCACTTCATCTCCATGTAGAAATCTGGAGACTTGAGAAGAAGACAAATTTCAGTTTAATGCACACAGATCTGTCAAAAATGTTCCCTCCACTCTCAGTACAGTTTAATTTGGATAAGAATCTTAACCAAACTACACCATTGCTGCtctaaagaaaacatttttcttgGAATGACAACTGTCAAATAAACCATTTTGTCGATTTGTCTTCCCAACATGATGAAATTGGCACAATGAGGCATTACACACAAGTCCAAACACTTTTGGAAGCCACTTCAGCAACTGTGAATTATAttattcacagagagagaggattgaGTAGGCACAAAGAGAAATGAAAAggaagggggagagggagacagagacagatgaggaggaggatgggtcaGTGAAAGTTAATGATATTTAATCCATATTTCAGCTTAAATCAAAATGTAACCTACCTTCTCAATTCATCAGTAGCTATGTTGTGTTTATATCACTAAATAAAACTGTTAATACATCACTAGACTCACACTAGAAAATGTGTGAATTATGGGAAGAAGTCGTGGCCAAACTTTGTAAATCGACtaatttgctttttaaaaatatataattaactaattaaaatGAACTAACACCAAAATTAATCCAAATCCAagaatgaaaagagagagagagagaatgagacataacaagaaagagaaaaataaacagactGTCTGGAGCGCAGCAGTTTGGTGATTTTCCTGATCAAACTGAATGTTCATGTTTAGTTTTTGTGTTTGAACAGGAAAATAATCAAAATGTGCTGCCATTCAGTACCAGAACTTGACACACACCTGAGATTAAGGCCACGTCCACACagatcattttgttttaaactaaagtttttgtctgtgttttggcaTGCCATTCACATGAAAACAGTGGTTTAGGTCATTGAATACTGAGGTTTTAAAAAATACTCTTCAATGTGGAGAATTTTGAAAACACAGGAGTCAGTCTTCTCCAGTGGATGATGAAAACTGAGGTTTTTCAGAAA includes:
- the LOC136677021 gene encoding ankyrin repeat domain-containing protein 13A-like isoform X1 — its product is MLSGTEDSEDFRLKFPLHCLVWENDYRNLENELLMDLPTAHLVSLFRKQHEILHNIEEVDPRGRTPLHLAVSLGHLESVRVLLRHGAQVTKENAKNWTVLQEAVSTGDPEMVQLVLQRRDYLKASTALGGVPELLNKIRESPDFYMEMKWEFTSWIPLVSRVCPSDVCRIWKSGASLRVDATLLGFENMTWIRGRRSYIFKGEDSCAEIMEVNHDEEVVDTDSFDISREMEEVTLDSMQPNEQEVAKRLTTPIINTYLDTKDISFERCKSGIWGWRTDRTEVVNGFEAKVFSVNNVNLVIRTRTEHLTDEEKARIKSERNILESFLGTVEQQISAQGDLTLEYATATNPTAITPEEYFNPEFDLKDRDIGRPIELTIRTQRFKGTLWMSEEHPLSLVEQVTPIIDLMARTSTHFARLRDFITLRFPPGFPVKIEIPLFHVLNARITFGNVNQCSTDEPLDASKMSATPSPITEEAGQSSNASTFQVCPSVFTVPSHYRLRGGNRHSAPRHNISNHDEELLQYAIQQSLLESSSCSPQDSWGDSNGILTQGMVNSLSDATVSEGVPDLDITPTSSGSASSPDSDLRLAMELSAQTQEEEERRRKEEEEELQRILQLSLTEK
- the LOC136677021 gene encoding ankyrin repeat domain-containing protein 13A-like isoform X2, with the protein product MLSGTEDSEDFRLKFPLHCLVWENDYRNLENELLMHNIEEVDPRGRTPLHLAVSLGHLESVRVLLRHGAQVTKENAKNWTVLQEAVSTGDPEMVQLVLQRRDYLKASTALGGVPELLNKIRESPDFYMEMKWEFTSWIPLVSRVCPSDVCRIWKSGASLRVDATLLGFENMTWIRGRRSYIFKGEDSCAEIMEVNHDEEVVDTDSFDISREMEEVTLDSMQPNEQEVAKRLTTPIINTYLDTKDISFERCKSGIWGWRTDRTEVVNGFEAKVFSVNNVNLVIRTRTEHLTDEEKARIKSERNILESFLGTVEQQISAQGDLTLEYATATNPTAITPEEYFNPEFDLKDRDIGRPIELTIRTQRFKGTLWMSEEHPLSLVEQVTPIIDLMARTSTHFARLRDFITLRFPPGFPVKIEIPLFHVLNARITFGNVNQCSTDEPLDASKMSATPSPITEEAGQSSNASTFQVCPSVFTVPSHYRLRGGNRHSAPRHNISNHDEELLQYAIQQSLLESSSCSPQDSWGDSNGILTQGMVNSLSDATVSEGVPDLDITPTSSGSASSPDSDLRLAMELSAQTQEEEERRRKEEEEELQRILQLSLTEK